One window of Anaerolineae bacterium genomic DNA carries:
- a CDS encoding GNA1162 family protein, which produces MKRKHRTIKISLLLIIMFTSLCLFGCVAVGKKTAIVSDLKIAFKGTYKVDPYMEKHMPRTIAILPFIDESKSQKGAEAVRKGFYNHLSSMPYKDMELFRVDSLLRKAGFTDPVDIYKTPPEKFKEILNVDAVIFGTISNFDKLFAGIYSQVSVGAEIKMYDTQGNFLWSGKHLTRIHEGGISVTPVGIVASIIAAAMNVRDIQLLRACDDLFRDMVKTIPAVEYAEALRKPRIEMLAQDSKGEPRKAGDIIKVALKGDPGMQAWFDMGGFKKGIDMAEVEPGGYVGSYRVVPGDNIKDVAVTGYLSDDTGNTTSWVDATRTVTLDTTPPNAPKNLAATGRDNRVVLSWDKNTEDDLSEYIVYRSDTPLSGFKNIGQTEFTGFEDENAINLKACYYKISAIDLAGNESSNDGPVTGTAVPPGPTYVKGNLEKNTIWYAGASPYIIEDTVIVSERCSLLIEPGTIIKSSGGGLVIRGGIIASGGKTQVITFLSVNESVGESALGSVWDGILFDSVKGDKNLLAFCRIKDAATGVEIKSSSPEIRNCEFVKNDIGIKIIGGFSNPQIEECIIHDNSSTGIEIIDGARASITNNRINNNNAGLLIQDAGSVSIKGNLITSNKGCGIVVKNSQAAISKNNIYDNAPSDMEGAFQGKAADADDNWWGKADWHDLLTNTSGRINIKTILDGPYPDGKPIAIPVITENPGGRIDTDSILAFSDSPYRITNDLILDNGATLYIQPGVMLLFDKQFSIIAKNGGIAARGTKDNPIIFTSSGSSPSPGDYRHAICFSEPTKVSSFFKYCKFEYATTAIDVRHGMPEIAYCHIVNNSQSGIRCGNDAGPRILYNTIAKNLGTGGIECVGMSKPEIHHNNFVENAVAIQSFSTIYIDARHNFWGKVPPDDTIIWGKNININPWLEAPDMDAFSFIQEKENLTQ; this is translated from the coding sequence ATGAAAAGAAAACATCGCACAATAAAAATATCCCTGTTGCTGATAATCATGTTTACAAGCCTTTGTCTTTTCGGATGCGTAGCAGTGGGTAAAAAAACCGCAATTGTTTCCGATCTCAAAATCGCCTTTAAAGGGACTTATAAGGTTGATCCATACATGGAAAAGCATATGCCGCGGACCATTGCTATTCTTCCATTTATTGATGAATCAAAAAGCCAAAAAGGGGCTGAAGCCGTGCGCAAAGGTTTTTATAACCATCTCAGCTCCATGCCATATAAAGACATGGAACTGTTCCGTGTTGACTCCCTGCTTAGAAAAGCAGGGTTTACCGACCCTGTCGATATATACAAAACACCGCCTGAAAAATTCAAGGAGATCCTCAACGTAGATGCGGTTATTTTTGGAACCATATCAAATTTTGACAAGCTCTTTGCAGGCATTTATTCACAGGTCTCCGTCGGCGCTGAAATAAAGATGTATGATACACAGGGGAATTTTCTGTGGTCAGGCAAGCATTTGACACGCATACACGAAGGCGGCATTTCTGTTACACCTGTCGGCATTGTTGCCTCAATTATCGCCGCGGCCATGAATGTAAGAGACATACAACTGCTTAGAGCGTGCGACGATCTTTTCAGGGATATGGTTAAAACAATCCCTGCTGTGGAATATGCCGAAGCGCTCCGAAAGCCGCGTATTGAGATGCTGGCACAGGATTCAAAAGGAGAGCCCAGAAAAGCCGGCGATATAATTAAGGTGGCATTAAAAGGTGATCCAGGAATGCAGGCGTGGTTTGATATGGGTGGTTTTAAAAAAGGTATTGACATGGCGGAGGTTGAACCCGGGGGATATGTAGGATCTTACAGGGTAGTGCCGGGAGACAATATAAAGGATGTTGCTGTTACAGGGTATTTGTCTGATGATACCGGCAATACAACAAGCTGGGTTGATGCAACCAGAACCGTAACACTTGATACAACTCCGCCGAATGCCCCCAAAAACCTGGCAGCTACAGGTCGTGATAATAGAGTTGTGTTAAGCTGGGATAAAAATACAGAAGATGATCTTTCAGAATATATAGTTTACAGGAGCGATACCCCGCTCAGCGGTTTCAAGAACATAGGACAGACCGAGTTTACCGGGTTTGAGGATGAGAATGCAATAAATTTAAAAGCCTGTTATTATAAAATTTCTGCCATTGATCTGGCTGGGAATGAAAGCAGCAATGATGGGCCGGTTACAGGCACGGCAGTGCCTCCGGGGCCTACTTATGTAAAAGGCAACCTGGAAAAGAATACAATATGGTATGCTGGAGCAAGCCCATATATTATTGAAGACACAGTAATTGTTTCGGAAAGATGCTCTCTTTTAATAGAGCCGGGCACAATAATTAAATCCAGTGGAGGCGGCCTGGTTATTAGAGGCGGAATAATTGCAAGCGGCGGCAAAACTCAGGTAATTACCTTTTTATCGGTCAATGAAAGTGTTGGGGAAAGTGCTTTGGGAAGTGTTTGGGATGGGATTTTATTTGACAGTGTTAAAGGTGATAAGAATCTGCTTGCATTTTGCCGGATCAAAGATGCAGCCACAGGGGTTGAAATTAAGTCATCATCGCCGGAAATCAGAAACTGCGAATTTGTGAAAAATGATATCGGCATTAAAATTATCGGGGGTTTTTCAAATCCACAGATAGAAGAATGCATAATTCACGACAACAGTTCTACGGGCATTGAGATTATAGATGGAGCAAGAGCTTCCATCACAAATAACCGCATAAACAACAATAATGCAGGGCTGTTGATTCAGGATGCAGGATCGGTTTCAATAAAAGGTAATTTAATAACCAGCAACAAAGGCTGCGGCATTGTTGTTAAAAACAGCCAGGCGGCAATTTCAAAAAATAATATTTATGATAATGCTCCGTCCGATATGGAAGGGGCCTTCCAGGGCAAAGCTGCTGATGCTGATGATAACTGGTGGGGTAAGGCTGACTGGCATGACCTTTTGACCAATACCAGTGGGCGGATAAATATCAAAACAATCCTCGATGGTCCGTATCCTGATGGGAAACCGATCGCTATTCCGGTTATAACGGAAAATCCTGGCGGACGGATCGATACCGATTCTATCCTTGCATTCTCTGACAGCCCTTACAGAATAACAAACGACCTGATACTGGATAACGGTGCAACACTTTATATCCAGCCCGGGGTTATGCTTTTGTTTGACAAGCAGTTTTCGATTATAGCAAAAAACGGCGGCATAGCTGCCAGGGGAACAAAAGACAACCCGATTATATTTACATCTTCAGGCTCTTCCCCTTCGCCCGGAGATTATAGACATGCCATATGTTTTTCAGAGCCGACTAAAGTCAGCAGCTTTTTTAAATACTGCAAATTTGAATATGCCACAACAGCTATAGATGTCCGGCATGGAATGCCTGAAATTGCATACTGCCATATTGTAAATAATTCTCAAAGCGGGATTCGGTGCGGCAATGATGCCGGACCGAGAATATTGTATAATACGATTGCAAAAAACCTGGGGACCGGCGGAATAGAATGTGTGGGCATGTCAAAACCAGAAATTCATCACAATAACTTTGTGGAAAATGCCGTGGCAATTCAATCTTTTTCAACTATTTATATTGATGCCCGTCATAATTTCTGGGGCAAGGTGCCGCCCGACGATACAATAATATGGGGTAAAAATATAAATATAAACCCCTGGCTCGAAGCGCCTGACATGGATGCATTTTCTTTTATACAAGAGAAGGAAAATTTAACCCAATAA
- a CDS encoding DUF4384 domain-containing protein: MKKLLVILCILILPVCSFASEKPVWVEATGEACLGEIDTPKEVKERARRDAQKNALEKAVGVFIKSHTLVSNSQLAEDLIYAAVRGQIEKSEILHEGWDTKERSLYRIKLKSLIKPVYPEKGKGLSVKAYLSKTDLKEGEEVRIFYEASNDCYIYIFSVAADGSVTLLLPNSIHMENLTRTGKAYEFPTSDSEIHLKAMFLPGYKGKVAEERIKLIATKEKEEILSLGFHEGMFKVYDSRSTGMISDLVKRLNRIDPDKWTETTAVYTLTR, encoded by the coding sequence ATGAAAAAACTTTTAGTAATTCTTTGCATACTTATCCTCCCTGTTTGTTCTTTCGCCTCTGAAAAACCTGTATGGGTGGAAGCAACGGGAGAAGCTTGTCTCGGTGAGATCGACACGCCAAAGGAAGTAAAGGAAAGGGCCAGGCGGGACGCCCAAAAGAATGCTCTGGAAAAGGCTGTGGGGGTTTTTATCAAGTCACATACTCTCGTATCAAACAGCCAATTGGCGGAAGATTTGATATATGCCGCCGTGAGAGGACAGATTGAAAAGTCTGAGATACTTCACGAGGGATGGGATACGAAAGAAAGGAGCCTTTACAGGATAAAGCTTAAATCTCTCATCAAACCGGTGTATCCCGAAAAAGGAAAAGGGCTTTCCGTTAAGGCGTATCTTTCCAAAACAGACCTGAAAGAGGGTGAGGAAGTCAGGATATTTTACGAGGCGAGCAACGACTGCTATATTTATATCTTTTCCGTTGCCGCAGACGGTTCGGTGACCCTGCTTCTGCCGAACTCGATTCACATGGAGAATCTAACGAGAACAGGAAAAGCTTACGAATTCCCCACTTCCGACAGCGAGATCCACCTGAAAGCCATGTTCCTTCCCGGCTACAAAGGAAAAGTTGCGGAAGAACGTATCAAACTGATCGCCACCAAAGAAAAAGAGGAGATTCTATCGTTAGGGTTTCATGAGGGAATGTTCAAGGTTTATGATTCACGGTCAACAGGAATGATCAGCGATCTTGTGAAGAGACTCAACAGAATAGATCCGGATAAATGGACGGAAACAACAGCAGTTTATACTCTTACAAGATAA